The proteins below come from a single Bombyx mori chromosome 19, ASM3026992v2 genomic window:
- the LOC134200709 gene encoding polyhomeotic-like protein 1, which translates to MSSLQRVIPQEGTRQAGESLRTTDSSVVRSPSYSGGGTNCTEIRSGKDGVKKGAGSLKDISRKNESAKDVVAIGSVKDSEGRSSGTALVSDDSMATAGSAHSSARSSPTRRQRKRVLTISSDELGSSSGSDGAASTGKGGVMPQSKRGRGRLPTTGLTVDKQTCLKTQRSEIKATGSMSSMREVRSAKATEGSSKKDPECRLKESAAMALKVCSKPGNLKSTYQRALKELAVTIMEVTEELANRPAAQETERLRAVNAGQQEEILQLRQELQEVRKELARISRALTLSNPVETPAPASSNTTEDQEELRVQRIMRAVGTMVDARFASLEMRLPPEPRIRPPLAADRRKTCEKSPDPPLIVDATLESTSVQAALPPSANKKTQGPRRKTTVLAPLSELGAFPPAPVVLTESWSTVTRRGAKSRGKVVKTAAAVPPEEKAPSSKKRTKKRLRAPRSQAVVLKLQPEAASRGLTYRSVLAEARAKIDLESLGIPVQRIRSSLTGAKVLVVDGDDQVEKADLLANRLKEILPAEGVEISRPSVTAAMRISGLDDSVSREEITDELAKIGGCPSESIKVGEIKSGPGGMGQVLVRCPVSTAAKIAAVPKLRIGWSVLRAHLLEARRLQCFRCHELGHVSARCPSSVDRSRDCYRCGQAGHVASGCSLAPHCTVCVSAGRPADHVSGGKACAKPPRQRQRRQDFATLESARSRPGMASATPMDAQS; encoded by the coding sequence ATGTCCAGTTTGCAAAGAgtaataccccaggagggtacccgccaagcgggagaatccctccgtactACCGACTCGTCGGTAGTGCGcagcccctcgtattctggggggggcacaaaCTGCACTGAGATAAGGTCCGGGAAGGACGGCGTCAAAAAAGGAGCAGGGTCCTTGAAGGACATAAGTAGGAAGAACGAGTCCGCGAAGGACGTAGTAGCTATAGGGTCCGTTAAGGACAGTGAAGGGAGATCGTCCGGAACCGCTCTCGTGTCGGACGATAGTATGGCCACAGCTGGGTCGGCCCATTCGTCGGCCCGCTCTTCGCCGACACGCAGACAGCGAAAAAGAGTACTGACGATCAGTAGTGACGAGCTTGGAAGCAGTTCCGGCTCTGACGGAGCAGCCTCTACTGGCAAAGGTGGTGTCATGCCGCAATCAAAGAGAGGGCGTGGTCGTCTGCCGACCACTGGTCTGACTGTGGACAAACAGACGTGTCTTAAAACTCAGCGCTCTGAGATAAAGGCCACCGGTAGCATGAGTAGTATGCGCGAAGTAAGAAGCGCAAAAGCCACGGAAGGGAGCTCTAAAAAGGATCCTGAGTGTCGTCTGAAGGAGAGTGCTGCGATGGCCCTGAAGGTATGCAGTAAGCCCGGCAACCTGAAGAGTACGTATCAACGTGCCCTAAAGGAATTGGCGGTGACAATAATGGAGGTCACAGAAGAGCTGGCGAACCGTCCCGCGGCCCAAGAGACGGAAAGGCTGCGAGCGGTAAACGCCGGTCAGCAGGAGGAGATTTTACAGCTCCGACAGGAGCTGCAGGAGGTACGCAAGGAGCTGGCGCGCATCTCACGGGCTTTGACGTTGTCCAACCCAGTCGAAACCCCAGCCCCAGCTTCAAGCAACACGACAGAGGACCAGGAGGAGCTACGTGTCCAACGCATTATGCGTGCCGTCGGCACCATGGTTGACGCTCGCTTTGCGAGTCTGGAGATGCGGCTGCCCCCGGAGCCTCGCATCAGGCCACCCTTGGCGGCGGATAGACGGAAGACCTGTGAGAAATCGCCAGACCCTCCTCTCATCGTTGATGCTACGCTGGAATCAACATCGGTACAAGCAGCATTGCCGCCCTCCGCGAATAAGAAGACACAAGGCCCTAGACGTAAGACCACGGTGCTAGCACCCCTGTCCGAACTGGGTGCCTTCCCTCCGGCTCCAGTTGTTTTAACCGAAAGCTGGTCCACGGTCACCCGTAGGGGTGCTAAGTCAAGGGGGAAGGTCGTGAAAACAGCCGCAGCTGTTCCACCGGAGGAGAAAGCACCGTCTTCAAAGAAGAGGACGAAGAAGCGGCTTCGAGCTCCGCGTTCTCAGGCTGTGGTATTAAAACTACAGCCAGAAGCCGCAAGCCGCGGCCTTACATATCGGTCCGTCCTTGCGGAAGCGAGGGCAAAGATCGACCTAGAATCGTTAGGCATCCCGGTCCAGAGGATTCGGTCCTCTTTAACTGGTGCCAAGGTCCTGGTGGTAGATGGAGACGATCAAGTGGAGAAGGCTGATCTCCTGGCGAATAGGCTGAAAGAAATTCTGCCCGCGGAGGGCGTCGAAATCTCCAGGCCATCGGTGACTGCAGCGATGCGCATCAGTGGCCTCGACGACTCGGTGTCGCGTGAGGAGATCACCGATGAGCTCGCCAAAATCGGGGGGTGCCCGTCTGAGAGTATCAAGGTCGGGGAAATAAAGTCCGGTCCAGGCGGGATGGGCCAAGTCTTAGTTCGATGCCCGGTCTCAACAGCTGCGAAAATCGCAGCAGTCCCCAAGCTGAGGATTGGCTGGAGCGTACTCCGCGCTCATTTGTTGGAGGCCAGGAGGCTGCAGTGCTTTCGGTGCCACGAGCTGGGCCACGTGAGCGCACGTTGCCCGTCGTCAGTTGACCGCAGCCGGGATTGCTACCGGTGCGGCCAGGCCGGTCACGTGGCCTCTGGCTGCTCGTTGGCGCCGCACTGCACCGTTTGTGTCTCTGCTGGCAGACCGGCGGACcacgtctccgggggcaaggcttgcgccaagcccccgaGACAGAGACAACGACGGCAGGATTTCGCCACGCTTGAGAGCGCGCGGAGTCGGCCCGGTATGGCCTCGGCGACACCGATGGACGCCCAGTCATGA